From the genome of Catenulispora sp. MAP5-51:
GGGTCCTGGCGGTCCAACTCGCCCACGGCGGCGGCCGGGACAACATCCTGCGCCCGGCCGACTCGTGTCTGGCCCAACCGGCGAGCTCGGTGGCGACGGGGATCGACGGCCTGACCGAGGAACTCGTCCTGACCGGCCTGAGCGCCGCCGCCTGCCAGGTCGGCCTGTCCCGGGAGGCCTTCACCCTCCAGCTCTCCGAACCCGGCACCCGCACCGACGCGCAGATCAATGCATTGCGAACCGGCCTGCTCGTCGCCGTCGACAGCCTGAAGAACGACGGCAAGCTCCCGAAGGCATCGCAACTGGTCCGCCAGGCCGTCGACGAGTCGAACCTCAGCGGCTTCCGCAAGACCGCGATCCGCGCGATCCCCGACTCCCTCATCGACAAATCCCTGACGACCGACGACATCCTGCGCCGCACCATCAACGACCTCGACCTGCGGGCCCTGCTGACCAACCTCAACGACCGCAAGGCCATGACCGCGCAGGTGGACGCGGCCGTCATGAAGGCGGTCATGGCCCGGCTCGCGGACGACCTGCACTGATCAGTTCTTTGCGGGTCTGTGCGATTCCTTGCCGGTCCTTGCGAGACTTTGCGGGAGGGTTTTGCGAAAACGCGAAATCCCCCGGTCAGCTGGGCTGCCAGGGGATTCGCTACGGGTGCGCCGCCAGGGACTTGAACCCCGAACCCGCGGATTAAGAGTCCGCTGCTCTGCCAATTGAGCTAGCGGCGCTTGATCTTGCCGGTGTCGTGTTGACGGGTGAAACATTAGCAGACCACGGCCCGCGTCCCGAAATCGTTAACCGGGCGTCGGGGGTTCGGCCACGTGGCGGCCACCAGGGCCGGGTGCCGTGCACGGGCGGGCACGGCGCGGGCACGGACGGGCATGAGCGGGCATGAGCGGGCATGGTCCGGGCGTCGTTGCCGACTTATTACCCGGTCTTGGAGCTTTCGGGACCTGGGGATGGCAGGGTCGGTGTCATGAGTGGTGCATATGGTGGTTGGACCCCGCAGGAGCCCGGCGGCTGGAATCCCCAGCAGCCAGGCGGCTGGACCCCGCAGGAGCCCGAGCCCACCGTGGAGTTGCGTCCGCCTTCCAGGTGGGACCGGCTCCGGGGGAGCTTGCCGGGGGGACAGGGCGGACAGGGCGGACGGGCCGGCGGGGGCGGGCCGCGGCCGCCCAAGGTGCGCCGCTTCAGCTGGCCCCGGCGGATCCTGGCCGGGACGCTGGTCCTGGTGCTGCTGGTCGGGGGGTATGCGACCTGGCTCTACTTCCACGCCTCCGGGGAGATCCGGCACGAGAACGTGATCTCCGACTACCCGGGCCGCCCGGCCGAGGGCAAGGGGAGCAACTGGCTGCTGGTCGGCAGTGACAGCCGGGAGGGGCTGACCCAGGACCAGCAGGACGCGCTGCACACCGGGACCGGGGCTGTGACCGGGGACACCTCGCGCACCGACTCGATGATGATCCTGCACTCCGGGTCCAACGGGACCTCGCTGATCAGCCTGCCCCGCGACTCCTACGTCACCATCCCGGCGTGGACCGACAGCAAGGGCAAGCAGCACAAGGAGTCGAAGAACAAGCTCAACGCCGCGTACGCCTTCGGCGACGCTCCGTTGCTCATCAAGACCATCGAGGTCACCACCGGGGTGCGCATCGACCACTTCGCCGAGGTCGGCTTCGGCGGCTTCGTGAAGGTCACCGACGCCGTCGGCGGGGTGGGCATGTGCCTGGACAAGCCGATCAAGGACGAGCTGTCCGGCGCGAACCTCAAGGCCGGCTGCCAGACCCTCAACGGCGCCCAGGCCCTGGCCTACGTGCGCGAGCGGTACGCCGACCCGCTCGGCGACATCGGCCGGATGCA
Proteins encoded in this window:
- a CDS encoding LCP family protein, translated to MSGAYGGWTPQEPGGWNPQQPGGWTPQEPEPTVELRPPSRWDRLRGSLPGGQGGQGGRAGGGGPRPPKVRRFSWPRRILAGTLVLVLLVGGYATWLYFHASGEIRHENVISDYPGRPAEGKGSNWLLVGSDSREGLTQDQQDALHTGTGAVTGDTSRTDSMMILHSGSNGTSLISLPRDSYVTIPAWTDSKGKQHKESKNKLNAAYAFGDAPLLIKTIEVTTGVRIDHFAEVGFGGFVKVTDAVGGVGMCLDKPIKDELSGANLKAGCQTLNGAQALAYVRERYADPLGDIGRMQRQRAFLAALAHKVSSAGVILNPFKLVPVLDNSLAAFKVSDGTSLGDLYDMFQSMKGVSGGSGHTIVVPIANEDYNVPGVGSSILWDKTKAAQLWSAVINDTPMPAFSAT